From the genome of Duffyella gerundensis, one region includes:
- the tssA gene encoding type VI secretion system protein TssA has translation MTTLQNLVIACDAEAGTLMRLAQARTDVWNAWLLPLSDVRPEGDEPGYDDDFQRMREEMNKLSGIDTSLICQLAEKLLTAVSKDLRVVTFYIWARLHQDGETGLAEGLELLAAMLQRFGVQLHPQRERSRKSALEWLGSGRVLDSLSRYPEVDMAAMQRITGALLLVDQVMQSLAEAHRPQFGGLCLALENRLAQSGGAGSLVPQTSRDDPLSAAAPSATLNAVISGRDLLDQAKILAGYLRDRPGGWLAGHHLMKSIRWDTLTELPPLDASGRTRLAPPKPDHRAHLKRLHLQQSWMELLEQADSLYAQGVNHLWLDVQWYSWQALGKLDGDTVRADILCRGVKGLLSRLPGLESLVFNDGTPFADEVTQNWIAQQVKDDPVGWGSQAVTSTVRSDEQVLLLEPELLARIDSDGIEAAFGWLQSRPDMMSARDRWLMRLLMARVAEQYARHDLALHLLGELEKGAHTLTLQHWSPELLFEVRARRLKLLRIKAARSETDKTHIQPEMDALLSGLISLDPARAAILCG, from the coding sequence ACGATGACTTCCAGCGCATGCGTGAGGAGATGAACAAGCTCTCAGGCATTGATACCTCGCTGATCTGCCAGCTTGCCGAAAAGCTGCTGACCGCGGTCAGCAAAGACCTGCGCGTGGTGACTTTTTACATCTGGGCACGCCTGCATCAGGACGGCGAGACCGGTCTGGCTGAAGGGCTGGAGCTGTTGGCCGCGATGCTGCAGCGCTTTGGCGTGCAGCTGCATCCGCAACGTGAACGCAGCCGTAAATCTGCGCTGGAATGGCTTGGCAGCGGACGCGTACTCGACAGCCTGTCGCGCTATCCGGAGGTGGATATGGCCGCCATGCAGCGTATCACTGGTGCCTTGCTGCTGGTGGATCAGGTGATGCAGTCGCTTGCCGAAGCGCACCGCCCGCAGTTTGGCGGGCTATGCCTGGCGCTGGAAAATCGACTGGCTCAGAGCGGTGGGGCGGGCAGCCTGGTGCCGCAGACCAGCCGCGATGATCCGCTGTCTGCTGCGGCGCCTTCTGCCACGCTGAATGCCGTAATCTCCGGCCGCGATCTGCTCGACCAGGCGAAAATACTGGCGGGCTATCTGCGCGATCGCCCCGGAGGCTGGCTGGCGGGTCATCATCTGATGAAAAGCATACGTTGGGACACGCTGACCGAACTGCCGCCACTTGATGCCAGCGGACGGACTCGCCTCGCGCCGCCGAAGCCGGATCACCGTGCTCACCTCAAGCGCCTGCACCTGCAGCAGAGCTGGATGGAATTGCTGGAGCAGGCTGACAGCCTCTATGCCCAGGGCGTTAATCATCTGTGGCTGGATGTGCAATGGTACAGCTGGCAGGCGCTGGGGAAACTGGACGGTGACACGGTGCGGGCCGATATTCTTTGCCGTGGCGTCAAAGGGCTGTTGTCGCGGCTGCCCGGGCTCGAATCGCTGGTGTTCAACGACGGCACGCCCTTTGCCGATGAGGTTACGCAGAACTGGATAGCTCAGCAGGTGAAGGATGATCCGGTTGGCTGGGGCTCGCAGGCGGTGACGTCGACCGTGCGCAGCGATGAGCAGGTACTGTTGCTGGAGCCCGAGCTGCTGGCACGGATTGACAGCGACGGCATCGAAGCCGCGTTCGGCTGGTTGCAGTCGCGTCCGGACATGATGTCGGCGCGCGATCGCTGGCTGATGCGCCTGCTGATGGCGCGCGTGGCGGAGCAGTACGCCCGGCATGATTTGGCGCTCCATCTGCTCGGCGAGCTGGAAAAGGGCGCACACACCCTGACGCTGCAGCACTGGTCGCCGGAGCTGCTGTTTGAGGTGCGGGCGCGACGGCTTAAGCTCTTGCGCATCAAAGCCGCACGCAGCGAAACGGACAAAACCCACATTCAACCGGAGATGGACGCGCTGCTGAGTGGCTTAATCAGCCTCGACCCGGCGCGCGCGGCCATTCTCTGCGGTTAA
- the tssF gene encoding type VI secretion system baseplate subunit TssF produces MDDLTLRYYDAEMRYLLEAGEEFARAHPDRAALLNLDKSGARDPYVERLFEGFAFMMGRLREKLDDDLPELTEGLVTLLWPHYLRTIPSMSVVAFSPDWREMKEKIALAKGAEVLSRPTGDKATRCRYTTTREISLQPLALEQAALFTDPDGRSVVRLRFACSSLADWSRADLSLIPFYFDADAPLACAMHEAFTLQTAGIWLRLPGDAQRRPLDARFTALGFGEEDRLWPRGNSSFSGYQLLLEYFTFREKFMFTGLRGLENIALPASLPWFEIDVVLAQRWEHDFTFSEKHLRLHCVPVINLFPLESDPLTLNALQTEYLLRPMRVQDGHTEIYSVDSVISSGKQTWVPFSSFRHKGGMMRHDASEYYYHSRVRRGASGLHNTWLIVGGEAFDNHSVPDDESLSLTLTGTNGQLPRRALQSTVLDTAIITSSTRVGVRNLCAPTLPCYPPDRDRFHWRVLSHLGSNFLSMMDNAEVLRGTLALYEWTGSEMNRRRLEAIVAVSHSESERFEQGFLLRGVQIEVTLDSQGFAGHGDICLFGEMLSHFFALYTDIYLFNRLIIILQPTGERLEWQEKHNRRIPG; encoded by the coding sequence ATGGATGACTTAACCCTGCGTTATTACGATGCAGAAATGCGCTACCTGCTTGAAGCTGGTGAAGAGTTTGCCCGCGCGCATCCGGATCGCGCGGCACTGCTTAATCTGGATAAATCGGGCGCCCGCGATCCTTACGTTGAGCGCCTGTTCGAAGGTTTTGCTTTTATGATGGGGCGCCTGCGCGAAAAGCTCGATGACGACCTGCCGGAACTGACGGAAGGGCTGGTCACACTGCTGTGGCCACACTATCTGCGCACTATTCCGTCGATGTCGGTGGTGGCGTTCAGCCCTGACTGGCGTGAAATGAAGGAGAAAATAGCGCTGGCGAAAGGCGCTGAAGTCCTCTCCCGACCAACAGGCGACAAGGCGACACGTTGCCGCTACACCACCACCCGGGAGATCAGCCTGCAGCCGCTGGCGCTGGAGCAGGCCGCGCTCTTTACCGATCCAGACGGTCGATCGGTGGTGCGTCTGCGTTTTGCCTGTAGCAGCCTGGCTGACTGGAGTCGGGCGGACCTCAGTCTGATTCCGTTTTACTTTGATGCCGACGCCCCGCTGGCCTGCGCCATGCATGAAGCTTTTACCTTACAGACCGCAGGCATCTGGCTGCGCCTGCCCGGCGATGCGCAGCGTCGCCCGCTGGACGCGCGCTTTACCGCGCTGGGATTTGGTGAGGAGGATCGGCTGTGGCCCAGGGGTAACAGCAGCTTCAGCGGTTATCAGCTACTGCTGGAATACTTCACTTTCCGCGAAAAGTTTATGTTTACCGGCCTGCGTGGGCTGGAGAATATCGCGCTGCCCGCCTCACTGCCGTGGTTTGAAATTGACGTTGTGCTGGCGCAGCGCTGGGAGCACGACTTTACCTTTAGTGAAAAACATCTGCGGCTGCACTGCGTGCCAGTGATCAACCTCTTTCCGCTGGAGTCTGATCCGCTGACGCTGAATGCCCTGCAGACCGAATACCTGCTGCGCCCGATGCGTGTGCAGGACGGGCATACCGAAATTTATTCTGTTGATTCGGTAATCTCGTCGGGCAAACAGACCTGGGTGCCTTTTTCCAGCTTCCGCCATAAGGGCGGAATGATGCGCCACGACGCGTCGGAATATTACTACCATTCCCGCGTGCGCCGTGGCGCTTCGGGGCTGCATAACACCTGGCTTATTGTGGGCGGTGAAGCCTTTGATAATCACAGCGTACCCGATGATGAAAGCCTGTCGCTGACCCTCACTGGCACCAATGGCCAGTTGCCGCGCCGCGCCCTGCAAAGCACGGTATTGGATACCGCGATAATCACCAGTTCGACCCGCGTCGGGGTGCGCAATCTTTGTGCGCCAACGCTGCCCTGTTATCCGCCCGATCGTGACCGCTTTCACTGGCGCGTGCTGAGTCATCTCGGCAGTAACTTCCTGTCGATGATGGACAACGCCGAAGTACTGCGCGGCACGCTGGCGCTGTATGAGTGGACCGGCAGCGAGATGAACCGCCGCCGTCTGGAGGCGATAGTCGCCGTCAGCCACAGTGAAAGCGAGCGTTTTGAGCAGGGCTTCCTGCTGCGCGGCGTACAGATTGAGGTGACGCTCGACAGCCAGGGATTTGCCGGGCACGGAGATATCTGCCTGTTTGGTGAGATGCTCAGCCACTTTTTCGCCCTTTATACCGATATCTATCTGTTTAACCGCCTGATTATTATTCTGCAACCCACCGGAGAGCGCCTGGAATGGCAAGAGAAACACAACCGCCGTATCCCCGGCTAA
- the tssG gene encoding type VI secretion system baseplate subunit TssG — MARETQPPYPRLSPRMEADLTRMNFYRFCQLLEKQHPDRPLLGSSSHPQDDAVRFSPWPGMGFPASELKSVEYSEDDAGAAPKVRTTFMGVYGVDSPLPTAYLDDISQRREGHEALQDFLDIFSHRILTQFYRIWRKYSYPATFESGGTDSISQSLLGLVGLGIPGTASYIATPVSRFLALLGVLRQPAKTQEGVQAIVRLLAPETQARVSPYCLRPINISQPLAFYGERDFLLDGNTPLGDEVMDTSSQLLIELMTECEREAQGWKPDGQLYQDFLVMLRVYLGWRFKAKIRLTVSTALLPVVPLGEAPFWLGMSGVLGVEGKTLPDDIPRTFTTELGSYYGLQPSLQEQGNQRVHYQFD; from the coding sequence ATGGCAAGAGAAACACAACCGCCGTATCCCCGGCTAAGCCCGCGGATGGAAGCCGATTTGACGCGGATGAACTTCTACCGCTTCTGTCAGCTGCTGGAAAAACAGCACCCGGACCGGCCATTGCTCGGCAGCTCCAGCCATCCGCAGGATGATGCGGTGCGCTTCAGCCCGTGGCCGGGCATGGGCTTTCCGGCCAGTGAACTGAAAAGCGTGGAATACAGTGAGGATGATGCCGGTGCAGCGCCCAAAGTACGTACCACTTTTATGGGCGTCTACGGGGTGGATTCTCCGCTGCCGACCGCCTATCTCGACGACATCAGCCAGCGACGAGAGGGACATGAGGCGTTGCAGGATTTCCTCGATATCTTCAGCCATCGCATCCTGACGCAGTTCTACCGCATCTGGCGTAAGTACTCTTATCCGGCCACCTTTGAGAGTGGCGGAACGGACAGCATTTCCCAGTCGCTGCTCGGATTAGTTGGCCTGGGGATTCCCGGCACCGCCAGCTATATCGCCACGCCAGTTTCGCGCTTTCTGGCGCTGCTCGGTGTATTGCGCCAGCCGGCAAAAACGCAGGAGGGCGTACAGGCCATCGTGCGCCTGCTGGCACCGGAGACGCAGGCGCGAGTCAGCCCGTATTGCCTGCGCCCGATTAACATCAGCCAGCCACTCGCTTTTTACGGCGAGCGGGATTTTCTACTGGATGGCAATACGCCGCTGGGCGATGAAGTAATGGATACCAGCAGTCAGTTACTGATTGAATTAATGACCGAGTGTGAGCGCGAAGCGCAGGGCTGGAAGCCGGATGGCCAGCTGTATCAAGACTTCCTGGTAATGCTGCGCGTCTATCTCGGCTGGCGCTTTAAAGCGAAAATTCGGCTGACGGTCAGCACGGCGCTGCTGCCGGTGGTGCCTCTCGGCGAGGCGCCGTTCTGGCTGGGAATGAGCGGCGTGCTTGGTGTGGAGGGCAAAACGCTTCCCGATGATATTCCGCGAACGTTTACCACCGAGCTTGGCAGCTATTACGGCCTGCAACCCAGCCTACAGGAACAAGGAAATCAGCGTGTTCATTACCAGTTTGACTAA
- the tssJ gene encoding type VI secretion system lipoprotein TssJ yields MFITSLTKPTRWLLPLLAISLSGCGLTQSVTDTTRSAVSSIFYKKITLLQLDFTAREALNTDTRENHTRSQSVVIRIYQLKDRKTFDTLVYQQLATDGERLLGKDLLASRDAVLTPGGAINLTMPIEPHAQFVAVVALFRHPDLTNNSWQQVLDREALEPDRALVLQADDNSLILLPLKNK; encoded by the coding sequence GTGTTCATTACCAGTTTGACTAAACCCACCCGCTGGCTGCTGCCTTTGCTGGCGATCAGCCTCAGCGGCTGCGGGCTGACGCAGAGCGTCACTGACACCACCCGTTCGGCGGTATCGTCCATTTTTTATAAAAAGATTACCCTACTGCAGCTTGATTTCACTGCGCGCGAAGCACTGAATACCGACACGCGTGAAAATCACACCCGCTCGCAGTCCGTGGTCATCCGCATTTATCAGCTGAAGGATCGTAAAACCTTCGACACGCTGGTTTATCAACAGCTGGCTACCGATGGCGAGCGGCTGCTGGGTAAGGATCTGCTGGCCAGCCGTGATGCCGTGCTGACGCCGGGCGGTGCGATAAACCTCACTATGCCGATAGAGCCACACGCACAGTTTGTCGCCGTGGTGGCGCTGTTCCGTCATCCGGACCTGACCAACAATAGCTGGCAGCAGGTGCTCGATCGCGAAGCGCTTGAGCCCGATCGCGCGCTCGTTCTGCAAGCAGATGACAACAGCCTAATCCTGCTCCCACTCAAGAATAAGTGA
- a CDS encoding DUF3304 domain-containing protein encodes MRKWILLIPLVVLVSGCSQVGGNGYTAGDIRGINHMPYVINSMNVNGFGGPNMGAYGEGGGYCCILLPDKWSPGLKARVEWEVDPNTASEFPGYKHREEYLKWEKEVKASFRKHRAVVDIPEYGEERCGIKVHFLPCNEIKVTTICDGYGTSKYPIKEPREMKEPAQCPK; translated from the coding sequence ATGCGTAAATGGATATTATTAATACCTTTGGTTGTATTGGTTTCAGGTTGTTCGCAGGTTGGAGGTAATGGCTATACCGCGGGAGATATCCGTGGAATTAACCATATGCCATACGTAATTAATTCGATGAATGTTAATGGTTTTGGTGGGCCTAATATGGGGGCTTACGGTGAGGGGGGCGGATATTGCTGCATCCTGCTGCCGGATAAATGGTCGCCGGGATTAAAAGCACGCGTGGAATGGGAGGTCGATCCCAATACCGCATCTGAGTTTCCGGGTTATAAGCATCGCGAGGAATATTTGAAATGGGAAAAGGAAGTAAAAGCCAGTTTCCGGAAGCACCGTGCGGTAGTGGATATTCCTGAATATGGCGAAGAGCGCTGCGGTATTAAGGTGCATTTCCTGCCCTGCAATGAGATTAAGGTCACAACAATCTGTGACGGCTACGGTACGTCAAAGTACCCAATTAAAGAGCCCAGAGAAATGAAGGAGCCTGCACAATGCCCGAAATAA
- a CDS encoding DUF3304 domain-containing protein, with amino-acid sequence MPEQLFIHWIWVICLVLSVSGCSQPGGNGYTAGDIRGINHMPYVINSMNVNGFGGPNMGAYGEGGGYCCILLPDKWSPGLKARVEWEVDPKTASQFPGYKHWEEYLKWEKEVKASFRKHRAVVDIPEYGEERCGIKVHFLPCNEIKVTTICDGYGTSKYPIKEPREMKEPAQCPK; translated from the coding sequence ATGCCGGAGCAGCTTTTTATTCACTGGATATGGGTTATTTGTTTGGTTTTATCTGTTTCAGGTTGTTCCCAGCCCGGAGGTAATGGCTATACCGCGGGAGATATCCGTGGAATTAACCATATGCCATACGTAATTAATTCGATGAATGTTAATGGTTTTGGTGGGCCTAATATGGGGGCTTACGGTGAGGGGGGCGGATATTGCTGCATCCTGCTGCCGGATAAATGGTCGCCGGGATTAAAAGCGCGCGTGGAGTGGGAGGTGGATCCCAAAACCGCATCTCAATTTCCGGGTTATAAGCATTGGGAAGAATATTTGAAATGGGAAAAGGAAGTAAAAGCCAGTTTCCGGAAGCACCGTGCGGTAGTGGATATTCCTGAATATGGCGAAGAGCGCTGCGGTATTAAGGTGCATTTCCTGCCCTGCAATGAGATTAAGGTCACAACAATCTGTGACGGCTACGGTACGTCAAAGTACCCAATTAAAGAGCCCAGAGAAATGAAGGAGCCTGCACAATGCCCGAAATAA
- a CDS encoding DUF3304 domain-containing protein yields the protein MPEINLILPSRKSAEFCENRRLQTSQKKCFTHGMLSVFLFLFISGCSQTGGNGYTAGDVRGYNHTSQGINRFTVNGYGGGVRGNTCCILLPDKWSPGFKAHVEWEVDPKTASQFPGYKHWEEYLKWEKEVKASFRKHRAVVDIPEYGEERCGITVHFLACNQIKVTTICDGYGTPNYPIKEPLDMKEPAQCPK from the coding sequence ATGCCCGAAATAAATCTCATATTGCCCTCCCGGAAGTCTGCTGAATTTTGTGAAAACAGACGATTACAAACAAGCCAGAAAAAGTGTTTTACTCACGGAATGTTATCTGTTTTTTTATTTTTATTCATTTCAGGTTGTTCCCAGACCGGAGGTAATGGCTATACCGCGGGAGATGTCCGTGGCTATAACCATACCAGCCAGGGAATAAATCGTTTCACGGTTAATGGTTATGGGGGAGGCGTAAGAGGGAATACCTGCTGCATCCTGCTGCCGGATAAATGGTCGCCGGGATTCAAAGCGCACGTGGAGTGGGAGGTCGATCCCAAAACCGCATCTCAATTTCCGGGTTATAAGCATTGGGAGGAATATTTGAAATGGGAAAAGGAAGTAAAAGCCAGTTTCCGGAAGCACCGTGCGGTAGTGGATATTCCTGAATATGGCGAAGAGCGCTGCGGTATTACGGTGCATTTCCTGGCCTGCAACCAGATTAAGGTCACGACAATCTGTGACGGCTACGGTACGCCAAACTATCCGATTAAAGAGCCCCTGGATATGAAGGAGCCCGCGCAATGTCCGAAATAA
- a CDS encoding DUF3304 domain-containing protein: MSEINLILPSRKSAEFCENRRLQTIQKKFFTHGMLSVFLVLFISGCSQPGGNGYAAGDVRGYNHTSQGINRFTVNGYGGGVRGNTCCILLPDKWSPGLKARVEWEVDPNTASEFPGYKHREEYLKWEKEVKASFQKHSTVVDIPEYGEERCGITVHFLACNQIKVTTICDGYGTPNYPIKEPLDMKEPAQCPK; encoded by the coding sequence ATGTCCGAAATAAATCTCATATTGCCCTCCCGGAAGTCTGCTGAATTTTGTGAAAACAGACGATTACAAACAATCCAGAAAAAGTTTTTTACTCACGGAATGTTATCTGTTTTTTTAGTTTTATTCATTTCAGGTTGTTCCCAGCCCGGAGGTAATGGCTATGCCGCGGGAGATGTCCGTGGCTATAACCATACCAGCCAGGGAATAAATCGTTTCACAGTTAACGGTTATGGGGGAGGCGTAAGAGGGAATACCTGCTGCATCCTGCTGCCGGATAAATGGTCGCCGGGATTAAAAGCGCGCGTGGAATGGGAGGTCGATCCCAATACCGCATCTGAGTTTCCGGGTTATAAGCATCGGGAGGAATATTTGAAATGGGAAAAGGAAGTAAAAGCCAGTTTCCAGAAGCACAGTACGGTAGTGGATATTCCTGAGTATGGCGAAGAGCGCTGCGGTATTACGGTGCATTTCCTGGCCTGCAACCAGATTAAGGTCACGACAATCTGTGACGGCTACGGCACGCCAAATTATCCGATTAAAGAGCCCCTGGATATGAAGGAGCCCGCGCAATGTCCGAAATAA
- a CDS encoding DUF2235 domain-containing protein yields the protein MLRLVDALMIAITPTRKGLSDSVAREQIVAMRAHWPLSGEVNRRRAIDTLLQPLRARVVQARPQPIALKLFIYGFSRGAAEARAFASWLSELCVDPVSDNVDLSLLGLPLSIEFLGLLDTVPSVGIARLIPGFDGHMSWASDTQQLPLASRFPGLIKCCHHFIAAHEQRLSFPLDSVRRPEGHYPANTSEVVYPGVHSDVGGGYPPGEQGKSRGSVGEMLSQIVLHDLYAAAFDAGAPLAVLPNKIPSPIKHMQPSRKMSRDAMTEFDISTNLINRFNAWRKLTLLDGAASQADIATAEQYGYQPLQLTCTLENAIIRQMAWMTAWRIGRYTHNSLLTQPFYLNAPQKDAVGLEKDKNNYDMALKKFRHALKNVRRDRPNWQDSITPGPPDYEPTTGQYQLREGAREFEHDYRNWFRDINGSPAERVIQVALDGVLKHPVYLLNGDDENNEYEQMRKEGDYYFGRLFSDRLGTNTRKEPEAQVLALFDEHIHDSRAWFMQSTLGGREPWSGYFRYRMIYCGDKASKQTRLIYLNGQVMGARQVSGSAEYIVESRVVQGGITEAHKVRELASGKTEILSPGNMLPFSNQPVLNAARESARISAEHHHQHIQLALMKIKSEWNA from the coding sequence ATGCTGCGGTTGGTCGATGCGCTGATGATTGCTATTACGCCAACGCGTAAGGGGCTGAGTGATAGCGTGGCGCGAGAGCAGATCGTTGCCATGCGCGCGCACTGGCCGCTGAGCGGTGAGGTGAATCGACGCCGTGCGATTGATACCTTGCTGCAACCACTGCGAGCCAGAGTGGTACAGGCGCGGCCGCAGCCCATCGCCCTTAAGCTGTTTATCTATGGCTTTTCGCGCGGCGCGGCGGAAGCTCGTGCTTTTGCCAGCTGGCTGTCGGAGCTGTGTGTCGATCCAGTCAGCGACAATGTGGATCTTTCGCTGCTCGGTCTGCCGCTCAGCATTGAATTTCTCGGCCTGCTGGATACCGTGCCCTCGGTGGGCATTGCACGTCTGATACCGGGTTTTGACGGGCATATGAGCTGGGCCAGCGATACTCAGCAGCTGCCGCTAGCCAGCCGTTTCCCTGGCCTAATTAAGTGCTGTCATCACTTTATTGCCGCTCATGAACAGCGGTTGAGCTTTCCGCTGGACTCGGTGCGACGCCCGGAAGGCCATTACCCCGCAAACACATCAGAGGTTGTTTATCCTGGTGTGCACTCTGACGTCGGCGGCGGTTATCCGCCTGGTGAACAGGGAAAATCCCGCGGTAGCGTGGGTGAAATGCTGTCGCAGATTGTATTACATGATCTTTACGCCGCCGCGTTTGACGCCGGTGCACCGCTGGCAGTGCTCCCTAATAAAATTCCATCGCCTATCAAGCATATGCAGCCATCACGAAAAATGTCTCGTGACGCCATGACAGAATTTGATATATCAACAAACCTAATCAACCGCTTTAACGCCTGGCGCAAATTAACCCTGCTCGATGGGGCGGCATCGCAGGCAGATATCGCGACTGCTGAACAGTACGGCTATCAACCTTTGCAACTTACCTGCACCCTGGAAAATGCAATTATTCGGCAAATGGCCTGGATGACCGCCTGGCGTATCGGCCGCTACACGCATAACAGCCTGTTGACACAACCGTTCTACCTTAATGCCCCACAAAAGGATGCAGTCGGGCTGGAGAAAGACAAGAACAACTACGATATGGCGCTCAAAAAGTTTCGTCATGCGCTTAAGAACGTGCGTCGCGATCGCCCAAACTGGCAGGACAGCATTACGCCGGGGCCGCCCGATTATGAGCCCACCACCGGGCAGTATCAGCTGCGTGAGGGCGCTCGCGAGTTTGAGCACGACTATCGCAACTGGTTTCGCGATATCAATGGCAGCCCAGCGGAGAGAGTTATTCAGGTGGCGCTGGATGGCGTGTTGAAACACCCGGTCTATCTGCTCAATGGGGATGATGAAAATAATGAGTATGAGCAGATGCGCAAAGAGGGTGACTATTACTTTGGGCGCCTGTTCAGCGACAGGCTGGGCACCAACACCCGCAAAGAGCCGGAAGCGCAGGTATTGGCACTGTTTGACGAGCATATACACGATTCACGCGCCTGGTTTATGCAAAGCACGCTGGGCGGACGTGAACCCTGGAGCGGCTACTTTCGCTATCGCATGATCTATTGCGGTGATAAAGCCAGCAAGCAAACACGGCTGATTTATCTCAACGGGCAGGTTATGGGAGCCCGACAGGTTTCAGGATCTGCTGAATATATCGTTGAATCGCGTGTGGTACAGGGCGGTATAACGGAAGCCCACAAGGTACGCGAACTTGCCAGCGGGAAGACTGAAATACTGTCGCCCGGCAATATGCTGCCATTCAGTAACCAGCCCGTTCTGAACGCTGCTCGCGAAAGCGCGCGCATCAGCGCTGAGCATCATCATCAGCATATACAGCTTGCTCTCATGAAAATAAAGAGTGAGTGGAATGCTTAA